CCGGTCGTGGCCGTCGACCCGCACACCGGCCCGTCCGGCGTCCCGACCGTCGACGCCGACAACTTCGCCGGGGGCGTGCTCGCCACCGAGCACCTGCTCGCCCTCGGCCACCGGCGCATCGCCCTGCTCGGCGGTCGCTCCGACCTCGAGTCGGCCCGGCAGCGCGAGCGTGGGTTCCGCCGCGCCATGGCCGAGGCGGGCGTCGAGGTCGACGAGGCGCTCGTGCAGGCCGGCGACTACCGCGCCGAGACCGCCGACGGGCCCGCCCACGAGCTGCTCTCGCTGCCGCAGCCGCCGACGGCCGTGTTCGCCGCCAACGACCTCTCGGCCATCCGCACGATGGAGGTGGCGCGCGAGCTCGGCCTCCGCGTTCCGGAGGACCTGTCGGTGGTGGGGTTCGACAACGTGCCCGAGTCGGCGATGTCGCTGCCGCCGCTGACGACCGTCGACCAGTCGCTCAAGACCATCGGGGCCACGGCCCTCGAGATGCTCGTCGGCCTCCTCGAGGGGCGGGCGCCCGACCCGACCCACGTGTGCCTGCCGGTGTCGCTCGTGCCGCGGGCGTCGACGGCCGCCC
This is a stretch of genomic DNA from Terracoccus luteus. It encodes these proteins:
- a CDS encoding LacI family DNA-binding transcriptional regulator, encoding MQPGGRVRMEDVARAAGVSVATVSKVVNSRYGVSRATFDKVTGVIDELGYATSLGAQSLRSHTTNVIGVLVAEFEPFSSELLKGVSDAIGPTGYDLLAFSGGHRGGEVGWERRSLSRLGGTLLDGAIIVTPTVVGAQNGIPVVAVDPHTGPSGVPTVDADNFAGGVLATEHLLALGHRRIALLGGRSDLESARQRERGFRRAMAEAGVEVDEALVQAGDYRAETADGPAHELLSLPQPPTAVFAANDLSAIRTMEVARELGLRVPEDLSVVGFDNVPESAMSLPPLTTVDQSLKTIGATALEMLVGLLEGRAPDPTHVCLPVSLVPRASTAAPRR